The Bacillus sp. NEB1478 genome contains the following window.
TCCAAATAAGAAGGAGAGGATAGCGTGGGATTAGCTGTCAATCTTGAACTGAAAACTTCCGTACTGTGCATCCGGTTAGAAGGTGAACTTGATCATCATACTGCTGATGTATTGCGGTCACAAGTAGAAGATTATCTGAAAAAGCATACCGTAAATCACATTGTTCTAAATCTCGAAGGTTTAAGTTTTATGGATAGCTCAGGTCTAGGAGTAATATTGGGCCGGTATAAACAAATCAAAAGTCAGAATGGGGAGATGGTTGTATGTGCAATTTCACAGCCTGTCCGAAGACTATTTGAAATGTCAGGGCTTTTTAAAATCATTCGTTTAGAAGAAGATGAAGAGCTTGCCCTGCAGGCTTTGGGGGTGGCTTAAAATGAGAAATGAAATGAAAATTCAGTTTTCTGCGTTAAGTCAAAATGAGTCGTTTGCCCGTGTGACTGTGGCAGCATTTATTGCTCAAATAGACCCGACAGTAGATGAATTAACAGAAATTAAAACGGTAGTATCAGAAGCCGTAACAAACGCGATTATACATGGCTATGATAATAAGCCGACAGGAATGGTTTATATCGAAGCTGCTATAGAAGAAGACACGATTCATTTAACGATTCGTGACGAGGGGCATGGAATCACTGATTTAGGACAAGCGAGACAGCCTTTGTACACATCAAAGCCTGAACTCGAAAGGTCTGGCATGGGCTTTACGATTATGGAAAATTTTATGGATGAAGTAGAAGTCATCTCAGAGCCATCATTCGGTACGACGATTCACTTGACGAAATACTTAACCAAAAATAAAGCATTGTGCAATTAAGGGAGTATGTCTAATGGATGTCGAGGTGAGAAGCAGCAAAGGCGAACCGTTTCTAAAGGATGAGGAGATTAAACTTTTAATTAAGCGAAGTCAAGAAGGTGATCAAGAGGCGCGAGACACTATAGTTGAAAAAAACATGAGACTCGTTTGGTCTGTTGTTCAACGTTTTTTAAACAGAGGCTATGAAGCAGATGACCTTTTTCAGATTGGAAGTATCGGCTTATTGAAATCAGTGGACAAATTTGATCTTTCTTATGACGTAAGATTCTCAACATATGCTGTTCCGATGATCATTGGTGAGATTCAGCGGTTTATTAGGGACGATGGTACGGTAAAAGTAAGCCGTTCCCTTAAAGAAACAGGTAATAAAGTTAGGAAAGCAAAAGACGAGCTGTCAAAATCTCTTGGAAGAACACCTACGATTAATGAAGTTGCTCAATATTTGGATTTAGCAGTTGAAGATGTCGTGCTGGCACAAGACGCAGTCCGGGCACCTCAATCAATCCATGAAACCGTTTATGAGAATGATGGTGATCCGATCACATTACTCGATCAGATCTCAGATCATAGTGAAAGCAAGTGGTTTGACAAAATTGCACTAAAAGATATGATGGACAGACTTGATGAACGTGAGAGATTGATTGTCTATTTAAGGTATTTTAAAGACCAAACACAATCCGAGGTAGCTGATCGGCTTTCTATATCACAAGTTCAAGTATCCAGATTAGAAAAGAAAATACTGCTGTTCATGAAAAGCCAGATGGAGACTTAATCAGTCGCCATCTGATTTTTTTATTTTTAGACTTAATTTTTTAAAAATGAGACTTAATTCCTCATGGATTAGACTCAATTCCTCAACAATTAGACTCAATTCCTCAACAATTAGACTCAATTACTCAACAATTAGACTCAATTCCTCAACAATTAGACTTAATACGCAAAAACGTCTTTCAGTTTCTAAGTCAATATTTTCCTCCATTAAGTACATTTAACGTATAAAAGCTAAAACTTAAACGTGGCTCACCATACGCCCCGCGGAAAGCGAGCAACCTGGAGCGGAAATCAACGATTCTAAAGGACAACAAAGTTTACGTGAAAACCCTTTTTAAAGAACACAATAACCCAATCTGAAAATACAGATCGGTTTTTTTATGGTAGTTTCTGGATGTGTTCTTCTGTTAAGCATGATAAGAAATAACGAATCGCATACTAACTTTAAATGCGCTGAAGAAAAGAGGGGGAGTCATTTGGATAAAAGCATATACCTTCGCATGCGGCAACGCGTACAAGTCCTTCAGCATCAAAAAATAACGATTGGCGATGTTGCGCAAATTGTATCTTCAGATGAAAAAGAAAAGCAAGTAAAGGAGCTTGTTGTTTATGAAATAACTCCTGAAGACAAACATTTAGTTGTCATTGATGTAATGAAAGTAATCAGTTCAATTCAAAGACAAGATCCAGGTGCTGATGTACAAACGATAGGGCCGGCACAAACTATTTTAGAAATTCAAATGAAACCCAAAAAATTAGCTCCTGTTTATTTTGTACTTGTATGGCTTTTACTTTTTATTGGTTCAGCTCTTGCAATCATGAACTTTCATGAGGATGTAAGCATGCAGCTTGTTCATCAAAAAATATATTACATGATGACAGGCCATTATAAAGAACAGCCACTATTGCTTCAGATTCCATACTCGTTCGGATTAGGTCTTGGTATGATACTGTTCTTTAATCATCTTTTCCGAAAACGGTTCAACGAGGAGCCAAGCCCACTAGAAGTTGAAATGTTTAATTATCAGCAGGATTTAGATCAATATGTCATTGTGCACGAAAACAAAGAAACAGAGAAGAAGATCAATGACGATTAAAGTATTGCTTGTTATGTTTGTAGGACTAGGCGGCGGAATAACGGTTGGATCTGGTTTGGTCGCATTTCTTACTGTTCTTGGAATTGTGCCGCGCTTGATGCAGTTATCAAAGACATATAGCTATATAAGAAGTTATGAAATCAGCATTATATTAGGAGCAGTGCTTGGCGGGTGGATGAACTTACGTGATGCGTCCCTTTCGTTTCCTTCAATTATATTGGTACCGATTGGTTTGATGGCAGGTATTTTTGTAGGAATGCTGGCAGCAGCACTGACTGAAGTGCTTAACGTACTTCCTATTTTGGCAAAAAGGGTAGGGTTTGGAGAGAAAATCATTATTATCCTAATGGCCATTGTGTTTGGAAAGATATCAGGGTCGCTGTTTCATTGGATATATTACATTAACCATTAAAAAACTATTAAAGGAAGTGAATTTCAATGGCAACAAAAGAAGAACAGCAGGCATATGCCGAAAAGATTAAACCAATTCAGCCTAAACCGCCTTATTTCATTAATTGTTTAAAAGCGTTTTTGGTAGGCGGCGTCATTTGCCTAATAGGTGAAGCGATACAAAAGTTTTATATGACGTATTTTAATTTTTCAGCAGAAACGGCTGGGAACCCAACTGTAGCTACCCTTATTTTAGTAGCAGCATTGTTAACGGGGTTAGGTGTTTATGATAAAATCGGTCAGTTTGCTGGAGCAGGATCAGTTGTTCCTGTTACTGGTTTTGCAAATGCTGTTACAAGTGCTGCGTTAGAACACAAAAGTGAAGGACTTGTTCTTGGGGTAGCGACAAATTTATTTAAACTTGCTGGAGCGGTAATTGTTTTCGGTGCCGTATCAGCCTACATTTTTGGAATGATCCGATATATTTTTCAGCACTTACTGTAAGGAGTGAGCACATTGAATTTACAAGGCAGACAAACATGGAAATTTGCAAATGATATTTATTTGAATGCCGCTGGAACCGCAGTAGGTCCATTAGAAGGTGAAGGACCTCTTGGCAGTTTTTTTGATAAAACGTACAGCAACCTTCATTGCAATCAAAAAAATTGGGAGCTTGCAGAGAGACAGCTTATGGAAGATGCGATTGAGATCTGTTTACAAAAAACAAAATTACAGCCTTCAGATATCAACTTCTTATTGGCAGGTGACCTGTTAAATCAAATCGTTTCTGCTAATTATACAGCGAGAGGTAACGGTATTCCATATTTAGGTGTTTTTGGTGCTTGTTCTACTTCAATGGAATCTTTAGCTTTAGCCGCTTTGTTAGTAGACGGAGGCTATGCGAACCGGGTCATTGCAGCTGTAAGCTCACATAATGCTACTGCAGAAAGGCAGTTTAGATATCCAACAGAGTATGGCGGACAAAAACCTGATACAGCAACTTTTACAGTTACCGGGGCTGGAGCAGCTCTTGTCAGTAAAGAAGTGTCTGACATTAGAATTACTTCTGCAACGATCGGAAAAGTTGTGGACTTAGGGATAAAGGATCCTTTTGATATGGGTTCTGCGATGGCACCAGCCGCTGCAGATACAATTGCTGCTCATTTAAAAGAAATGAATGTTTCTGCAGATGAATATGACCTGATTGCTACTGGTGATTTATCAGGGGTAGGGGCGCCAATTGTTAAAATGCTGCTGAAAGAACAAGGGATAGACATTTCTGATAATCACCGTGATTGCGGATTAATGATCTATCGGCCGGATCAGCCTGTTTTTGCTGGAGGCAGCGGCTGCGCCTGTTCAGCAGTTGTTACTTACGGCTATATTTTGGAGGAAATACGCAAAGGCAATTTAAGCAAGGTGCTTATGGTTGCGACAGGAGCATTATTAAGTCCTGTAATGGTACAGCAAAAAGAATCAATCCCAACTGTCGCTCATGGAGTTGTTTTGGAGCGAGCGGAAGGAGGGAACTAATATGGAATTTGTTTGGGCATTTATTATTGGTGGGTTCATATGTGTGATTGGACAGTTGATGATGGATGTTTTGAAACTGACGCCTGCCCATGTTACAACATCATTTGTCGTAATTGGAGCTTTGCTTGATGCTTTTGGTATTTATGATAAATTAATTGAATTTGCTGGGGCAGGTGCAACCGTTCCGATCACAAGCTTTGGTCATTCCTTGCTGCATGGAGCTATGGAATCAGCGGAAGATCACGGCTTTATTGGCATTGCTATGGGGATATTTGAATTGACTTCAGCAGGTATTTCATCTGCTATTCTTTTCGGTTTTATTGTAGCAGTCATCTTTAAGCCAAAGGGGTGATTTTAGAATGGTGAAAAAAAGGGTCATTTTTATTACCGATGGAGATCTGTATGCCCTTCGGGTAGCTGAGCATGCGGCGAAACAAATCGGAGGACGCTGCATTTCTCAATCTTGGGGTAATCCAACAAGAAAGTCTGGGCAAGAGCTTGTTGAAATGATCCGGCAAACACCAAATGATCCCGTGCTGGTTATGTTTGATGACTGCGGATATAAAGGCGAGGGACCAGGGGAACAAGCGATGAGAATTATTCACCGGCAGCCGGATTTTGAGGTTATTGGAGCTGTAGCGGTTGCTTCTAAGACACATTTCGCAGAATGGACTAAAGTTCATTGTTCTATAGACCGTTATGGTGAACTTACCGAATTCGGTATCGATAAAAGCGGCTTGCCTGACTTGGAAACTGGCAGAATAAATGGTGACACGGTTTATATATTAGACGAATTAAATTTACCGTTTGTAATTGGGATGGGTGATATAGGGAAAATGGCAGGTCATGATTCCGTGGAAAAGGGAGCTCCTATTACGATGAAAGCAATCAATCTAATCTTAGAAAGGAGTAAAGGACATGGCAAACACAAAAAAGAAAACACCAATTAGTAAAGACATACATGAAAATGAGAAATTTTTAAAAGAACGGCTAGGTATCGGAGTAAGTTTTGATGTTGGTGTAAGGAAGATCTTTGTTTTAAAAAAAGAGCTGCAATTATACTATTGTACCGGTTTATGTGACAGTGAATTTATTATCATGATCTACAGGGAACTCATGGACATGGATCATGGTCATCGTTCTCCGTCAAAAGTAAAAGATCTTGTACATAATCATCTTGCTCATCAGCAAGTGGAACTCACAAAATCACTTGATGAAGCGGTTGACAGAATGCTGTCTGGATTGATTGTTATTTTTGTAGATGGTGAAGAAGAAGCATTCATTATCGATGTCAGAAGTTATCCTGGGAGGTCACCTGAAGAGCCCGATATCGAAAAAGTGGTACGTGGTTCTCGTGACGGCTATACTGAAAATATTATCATCAATACGGCTTTAACTAGAAGAAGAATTCGTGACGAGAGGCTTCGACATGAAATTTTACAGGTTGGTGAACGATCAAAGACAGATGTATGTATCTCTTATATTCAGGATGTTGCTGATCCGGGTCTAGTGGAAACGATTAAAAAAGAATTAAACGGTATTGAGATAGACGGTATTCCGATGGCGGATAAAACGATTGAAGAATTTATTGTTAAACAAGGCTGGAACCCCTTTCCGCTTGTCCGATATACAGAAAGACCGGATGTTGCCGCACAGCATCTAATGGAAGGCCATGTGCTGATTATCACTGATACTTCTCCAAGCGTCATTATCGCACCTACTACCCTTTTCCATCATGTGCAGCATGCTGAAGAATACAGGCAGACACCATTTATAGGTGCATTTTTAAGATGGATCCGCTTCAGCGGTATGATTATGTCGATTTTTTTAGTACCGATGTGGTTATTGTTTTCCATGCATAAAGGATTACTGCCTGATTTTATTGATTTTATCGGTCCAAATAAAAAAACAAATATTCCATTATTCGTGCAAATTATCTTTGCAGAAATAGGAATTGATATATTAAGAACTGCAGCTATTCATACACCTAGTGCCCTTTCAACAGCTATGGGATTAATCGCAGCAGTTTTGATCGGACAGATTGCGATTGACGTAGGTTTGTTTGTCCCGGAAGTCATATTATACGTTTCGATAGCTGCAATAGGTTCTTTCTCTACGCCAAGTTATGAACTGAGTGTTGCTAATAAAGTAATTAGACTTGGGTTAATCTTACTTGTCGTCTTATTTAATGTTCCGGGATATATGATAGGAATTACGGTTTTCATATTGTACTTAGGTACAATAAAAAATTTAAATACTCCTTATCTTTGGCCGTTCATTCCATTTAATCCGAAAGCTTTCTTGCAGATTGTTATTCGAGTAGCTGTTCCATTATCCAAAAGCAGACCCAGTATTTTACATCCTCAAGATCAGAAAAAACAGCCAACAAATTAGATGGCTGGTTGCCGAGAATAAAAATATGTGATAAAATTCATAACTAATTCAATATTATGCCTCATATGAGGTAGAGGCGCAAAACGAATAAGTAGCATATGGAGTTTATGGAAGACGATGAAATATGACGAAAGGTCAATTTGCCGAAGTGTAAAAAGAGATCCATTTCTTTTTATGCTGGGTCATTGCTGAACAAGCAATGGACTGTCACTACAATTGTAGTGGAGAGCTATTCCGACTGAGGGTACGGTTAATGACAGCCTGCCTTAATTGCGGCTGTCTTTTTGTATTGTCGGGATTGAAGTCTCCAGCAAAATGGAGAGGGGAAAGAGTCATGAATTTACATGGTACAGCACAGGTAGGAGAAAATGAACATCTTTGGATCGGAGGAGCAGATACCGTTGAACTGGCTAAAAAATACGGAACTCCACTTTATCTTTATGATGTTGCACTTATAAGAAACAGAGCAAGAGGCTTCAAAAAAGCTTTTGAGGAAAAAGGTATCGGTTATCAGGTTGCTTATGCGAGCAAAGCATTTTCATCAATTGCTATTTTTCAGTTGATGGAGCAAGAAGGATTAAGTCTGGATGTAGTTTCAGGTGGAGAGCTTTACACCGCACTCAAAGCTGGATTTCCTGCAGAAAGAATCCACTTCCATGGCAATAACAAAAGTCCTGATGAACTGGAATTTGCTCTTAAATCTAATATTGGGTGTATTGTGGTGGATAACTTTCATGAAATCCAACTATTAAAAATGTTATGTAAAAAGCTAGATCATAAAGTGAATATACTGCTTCGTTTAACACCTGGCATTGAAGCACATACACACGACTATATTATTACTGGCCAAGAAGATTCAAAATTTGGCTTTGATTTAGGAAACGGTCAGGCAGACAAAGCTTTACAGGAAGTAGTAATGAATAGTGATTATTTAAACGTTTTGGGGATTCATTGCCACATTGGATCACAGATTTTTGAAACTGAAGGATTTACTTTGGCAATTGAAAAACTGTTCAGTCATTTTAAGACTTGGGAAAATGCTTATGATTATTTTCCAAAAGTAGTGAATCTTGGCGGTGGATTTGGAATTCAATATACTTCTGAAGATACACCCCTTAAACCAGAACAATATGTTATGTCGATGATTGAAGAAGTTACAAATCAAATGAGCAAGTTTAAAAAGAAAAAAATGCCTGAAATATGGATTGAACCAGGAAGGTCGCTTGTAGGAGATGCTGGTACAACGATCTACTCTATTGGTTCTCAAAAAGAGATTGAAGGTGTTCGCCATTATGTTTCTGTTGATGGCGGAATGACGGACAACATTCGTCCAGCACTTTATCAGGCGAAATATGATGCTTATGCAGCAAACAAAATGAATGAAAAACTTACGAATATCGTTTCTATTGCAGGTAAATGCTGTGAGAGCGGAGATATGCTGATCTGGGATTTGGCACTTCCGAAAGTGAATGACTCTGATTATTTAGCTGTTACTTGTACGGGTGCATATGGATACAGTATGGCTAACAATTATAACCGCATACAGCGTCCTGCTGTAGTTTTTGTTGAAGATGGAGAAGAACAGCTAGTAGTAAAACGTGAGACATACGAGGACCTTATCAGACAAGACCTGCCTTTAAAAACGAAGGTTTTTGTGTAAA
Protein-coding sequences here:
- a CDS encoding stage V sporulation protein AB, whose protein sequence is MTIKVLLVMFVGLGGGITVGSGLVAFLTVLGIVPRLMQLSKTYSYIRSYEISIILGAVLGGWMNLRDASLSFPSIILVPIGLMAGIFVGMLAAALTEVLNVLPILAKRVGFGEKIIIILMAIVFGKISGSLFHWIYYINH
- the spoIIAA gene encoding anti-sigma F factor antagonist produces the protein MGLAVNLELKTSVLCIRLEGELDHHTADVLRSQVEDYLKKHTVNHIVLNLEGLSFMDSSGLGVILGRYKQIKSQNGEMVVCAISQPVRRLFEMSGLFKIIRLEEDEELALQALGVA
- a CDS encoding stage V sporulation protein AE, which codes for MVKKRVIFITDGDLYALRVAEHAAKQIGGRCISQSWGNPTRKSGQELVEMIRQTPNDPVLVMFDDCGYKGEGPGEQAMRIIHRQPDFEVIGAVAVASKTHFAEWTKVHCSIDRYGELTEFGIDKSGLPDLETGRINGDTVYILDELNLPFVIGMGDIGKMAGHDSVEKGAPITMKAINLILERSKGHGKHKKENTN
- a CDS encoding stage V sporulation protein AA, giving the protein MDKSIYLRMRQRVQVLQHQKITIGDVAQIVSSDEKEKQVKELVVYEITPEDKHLVVIDVMKVISSIQRQDPGADVQTIGPAQTILEIQMKPKKLAPVYFVLVWLLLFIGSALAIMNFHEDVSMQLVHQKIYYMMTGHYKEQPLLLQIPYSFGLGLGMILFFNHLFRKRFNEEPSPLEVEMFNYQQDLDQYVIVHENKETEKKINDD
- the spoVAC gene encoding stage V sporulation protein AC, with amino-acid sequence MATKEEQQAYAEKIKPIQPKPPYFINCLKAFLVGGVICLIGEAIQKFYMTYFNFSAETAGNPTVATLILVAALLTGLGVYDKIGQFAGAGSVVPVTGFANAVTSAALEHKSEGLVLGVATNLFKLAGAVIVFGAVSAYIFGMIRYIFQHLL
- the spoVAD gene encoding stage V sporulation protein AD, which gives rise to MNLQGRQTWKFANDIYLNAAGTAVGPLEGEGPLGSFFDKTYSNLHCNQKNWELAERQLMEDAIEICLQKTKLQPSDINFLLAGDLLNQIVSANYTARGNGIPYLGVFGACSTSMESLALAALLVDGGYANRVIAAVSSHNATAERQFRYPTEYGGQKPDTATFTVTGAGAALVSKEVSDIRITSATIGKVVDLGIKDPFDMGSAMAPAAADTIAAHLKEMNVSADEYDLIATGDLSGVGAPIVKMLLKEQGIDISDNHRDCGLMIYRPDQPVFAGGSGCACSAVVTYGYILEEIRKGNLSKVLMVATGALLSPVMVQQKESIPTVAHGVVLERAEGGN
- the spoIIAB gene encoding anti-sigma F factor; the encoded protein is MRNEMKIQFSALSQNESFARVTVAAFIAQIDPTVDELTEIKTVVSEAVTNAIIHGYDNKPTGMVYIEAAIEEDTIHLTIRDEGHGITDLGQARQPLYTSKPELERSGMGFTIMENFMDEVEVISEPSFGTTIHLTKYLTKNKALCN
- the lysA gene encoding diaminopimelate decarboxylase, translating into MNLHGTAQVGENEHLWIGGADTVELAKKYGTPLYLYDVALIRNRARGFKKAFEEKGIGYQVAYASKAFSSIAIFQLMEQEGLSLDVVSGGELYTALKAGFPAERIHFHGNNKSPDELEFALKSNIGCIVVDNFHEIQLLKMLCKKLDHKVNILLRLTPGIEAHTHDYIITGQEDSKFGFDLGNGQADKALQEVVMNSDYLNVLGIHCHIGSQIFETEGFTLAIEKLFSHFKTWENAYDYFPKVVNLGGGFGIQYTSEDTPLKPEQYVMSMIEEVTNQMSKFKKKKMPEIWIEPGRSLVGDAGTTIYSIGSQKEIEGVRHYVSVDGGMTDNIRPALYQAKYDAYAANKMNEKLTNIVSIAGKCCESGDMLIWDLALPKVNDSDYLAVTCTGAYGYSMANNYNRIQRPAVVFVEDGEEQLVVKRETYEDLIRQDLPLKTKVFV
- a CDS encoding spore germination protein; amino-acid sequence: MANTKKKTPISKDIHENEKFLKERLGIGVSFDVGVRKIFVLKKELQLYYCTGLCDSEFIIMIYRELMDMDHGHRSPSKVKDLVHNHLAHQQVELTKSLDEAVDRMLSGLIVIFVDGEEEAFIIDVRSYPGRSPEEPDIEKVVRGSRDGYTENIIINTALTRRRIRDERLRHEILQVGERSKTDVCISYIQDVADPGLVETIKKELNGIEIDGIPMADKTIEEFIVKQGWNPFPLVRYTERPDVAAQHLMEGHVLIITDTSPSVIIAPTTLFHHVQHAEEYRQTPFIGAFLRWIRFSGMIMSIFLVPMWLLFSMHKGLLPDFIDFIGPNKKTNIPLFVQIIFAEIGIDILRTAAIHTPSALSTAMGLIAAVLIGQIAIDVGLFVPEVILYVSIAAIGSFSTPSYELSVANKVIRLGLILLVVLFNVPGYMIGITVFILYLGTIKNLNTPYLWPFIPFNPKAFLQIVIRVAVPLSKSRPSILHPQDQKKQPTN
- the spoVAE gene encoding stage V sporulation protein AE — protein: MEFVWAFIIGGFICVIGQLMMDVLKLTPAHVTTSFVVIGALLDAFGIYDKLIEFAGAGATVPITSFGHSLLHGAMESAEDHGFIGIAMGIFELTSAGISSAILFGFIVAVIFKPKG
- the sigF gene encoding RNA polymerase sporulation sigma factor SigF, with the protein product MDVEVRSSKGEPFLKDEEIKLLIKRSQEGDQEARDTIVEKNMRLVWSVVQRFLNRGYEADDLFQIGSIGLLKSVDKFDLSYDVRFSTYAVPMIIGEIQRFIRDDGTVKVSRSLKETGNKVRKAKDELSKSLGRTPTINEVAQYLDLAVEDVVLAQDAVRAPQSIHETVYENDGDPITLLDQISDHSESKWFDKIALKDMMDRLDERERLIVYLRYFKDQTQSEVADRLSISQVQVSRLEKKILLFMKSQMET